The segment CGGTAGAGGCGCGACGGGACCTCGGCTCCGGCGGGCAGGAGCACCCGGCCGTCGTGCGGGTCGCGCAGCTCGAGATCGCCCGAGAGGAAGGGCACGGTGGTGTAGCCGGCCTCTTTCTCGCGCTGGATCACGCGGGGCAGGGCGACCTGGCACAGGGGCAGGGTCGCGATGCCGACCGCGAGGACGAGCGCCGGACCGGTGGCCGCGTCGAAGGAGACGAGGCTGCGCGCGGCGACGGCGAAGAGGACGCCGACGAGGGCCACGAGCCCGACGAGCGTGAGGGCCGCTGCGAGCACGGTGGCCAGGGCCCAGGCGTAGGCCGGGACTCCGGGGACGAGGCGTGGGGAGCGGATCACGGGGGCGGCCTCCGGTTCGATGCACGGGCACGACGCGTTCGTGCGCCTGATTCAGCGTAGGGACGGCGACCCGCCTCCCGCGCCTCCACCTTCTGGGGCCACCCGTTCGGGGCCGCCGCCGCTCCTGGGACTTCCTCCGCGACGGGTTAGGGTAGGCTTACCTAAGCACCACGCACGAGACCACCGCCGTCATCACCCGGAAGGCCCGCCATGCCCACTCGCCCCCTGTTCCGCCGTCTCACGGCGCTGGCCGTCGCCGCCGGCCTGGCCGTGTCGCTCGCCGCCTGCAGCACGTCGTCGCCCGAGGCCGCCGCACCGAGCGGCTCGTCCGACGGCGCCTTCCCGGTCACCATCGAGAGCTCGCTCGGCTCGGTCACGATCCCGAGCAAGCCGAAGCGCGTGGTGACGATCGGCTGGGGGTCGGCCGACACGGTCGTGGCCCTCGGGACGACCCCGGTCGGCATCGAGGAGGTCACCTTCGGCGGCGACAGCAGCAAGGACTACCCGTGGGTCACCGCGGCCATCGAGAAGCGCGGCGACGCCCTGCCCAAGACGTTCGCCGTCTACCCCGACATCGACGTCAGCGCGCTGGCAGCCCTCGACCCCGACGTGATCATCGCGCCTCAGTCCGGGATCACGGCCGCCCAGTACAAGACGCTCAGCGCGCTCGCGCCGACCGTCGCCTACCCCGGCAAGGCCTGGACCACCCCGTGGCAGGAGCAGATCGGCATCATCGGCAAGGCCCTCGGCGAATCCGCGAAGGCCGCGACGCTCGTGACCGACCTCACTACCACGATGGCCGACGCCGCCGCCGCCAATCCGGAGTTCTCGAAGCTGTCGTTCTCCTACGTCTACGCCGCCGAGCCGGGCTCGCTGTCGATCTACCAGAAGGGCGACCCGCGGATCGACCTCCTGACCGGGCTCGGGCTCACGGAGGACCCGACGATCGCGGCCCTCCCGAAGGCCTCCGGCACGTCGTTCACCGACCTCGGCCTCGAGAAGGCCGACCTCCTCGACAAGACCGACGTCGTGTTCACCTGGTTCAACGACGAGGCGAACGAGAAGCAGATCGAGGCGCAGCCGCTCTTCGCGCGGATCCCGGCCGTCGAACGCGGCTCCTACGTCCCCGTCGTCGATCAGAAGCTGGCCATGGCATCGACCGTCATCACGCCGCTCAGCGTGCCCTACGCCCTCGAGCGCTACGTCGCCCTGATCGAGAAGGCCGCGGCCAAGGTCGACTGACCCGATTACGCTGGCACCGAGACGAGGCGCAGGAGGCTCGGGCTCGGGAGGAGACAGCGTGACGGCGGGTGGCGGCAAGCCCACGATCGTCGACGTCGCCCGCGTCGCGGGCGTCTCCCGGTCCGCCGTGTCGAAGGTCATCCGCGACGCGTACGGGGTCAGCGACGGGATGCGCGAGCGAGTCACCCGGGCCATCGACGAGCTCGACTACCGTCCCAACGTCACGGCGAGGTCCCTCCGAGGGGCGGGCTTCACGCTCGGCATCGAGATGCCGGGGATGAGCAACCCGTTCTTCTCGATGATCATCGCCGGTGCCGCGGAAGCCCTCGCGGCGTCGAAGTACCAGCTCATCGTCGCCCCGGTGATGCAGGAGGTGGAGCACGACTACACCGCCCTCGAGGTCCTGGCCGACCGCCAGGTCGACGGGCTGATCGCCATCTCCCCCCTGGCCGATCTCGACTGGCTCGAGCGCTTCGGCCGCCGCACCCCCCTCGTCATGCTCGGTCGTCACGACGACTCCGTCTCGTACGACACCGTGACGGGCGACGACGCCCTGGGGACGGATCTCGTGATGGACCACCTGCTCGACCTCGGCCACCGGCGGATCATGCACCTGACCCGCACCGACGTCGTGACGGATCCGCGCACCGGCACCCCGCACGCGGTGCGCTACGCGCGCTACCGGGAGCGGATGGCCTCGGCCGGCCTCGGCCACCTGGAGCAGGTGGCCCGCACCGGCGGCTCGGAGGACGAGGCGTACGCCGACACCGTCGAGATCCTCCGCTCGTCGGCGCGGCCGACGGCGATCTTCGCGGGCAACGACGAGATCGCCCTCGGCACGCAGCGCGCGGTGATCGACGAGGGCCTGACCCCGGCCGAGGTGTCGATCGTCGGGTACGACGACGTGGCCGTGGCCTCGCATCCTGCGATCTCGCTCACCACAGTGAACCAGTCGGGCGAGGAGATGGGGTCGCGGTCCGTGCGGC is part of the Frondihabitans sp. 762G35 genome and harbors:
- a CDS encoding iron-siderophore ABC transporter substrate-binding protein — protein: MPTRPLFRRLTALAVAAGLAVSLAACSTSSPEAAAPSGSSDGAFPVTIESSLGSVTIPSKPKRVVTIGWGSADTVVALGTTPVGIEEVTFGGDSSKDYPWVTAAIEKRGDALPKTFAVYPDIDVSALAALDPDVIIAPQSGITAAQYKTLSALAPTVAYPGKAWTTPWQEQIGIIGKALGESAKAATLVTDLTTTMADAAAANPEFSKLSFSYVYAAEPGSLSIYQKGDPRIDLLTGLGLTEDPTIAALPKASGTSFTDLGLEKADLLDKTDVVFTWFNDEANEKQIEAQPLFARIPAVERGSYVPVVDQKLAMASTVITPLSVPYALERYVALIEKAAAKVD
- a CDS encoding LacI family DNA-binding transcriptional regulator, which encodes MTAGGGKPTIVDVARVAGVSRSAVSKVIRDAYGVSDGMRERVTRAIDELDYRPNVTARSLRGAGFTLGIEMPGMSNPFFSMIIAGAAEALAASKYQLIVAPVMQEVEHDYTALEVLADRQVDGLIAISPLADLDWLERFGRRTPLVMLGRHDDSVSYDTVTGDDALGTDLVMDHLLDLGHRRIMHLTRTDVVTDPRTGTPHAVRYARYRERMASAGLGHLEQVARTGGSEDEAYADTVEILRSSARPTAIFAGNDEIALGTQRAVIDEGLTPAEVSIVGYDDVAVASHPAISLTTVNQSGEEMGSRSVRLLLERLGGRVGAEHVQVVPTLSARRSSAPPSAP